Proteins found in one Zea mays cultivar B73 chromosome 1, Zm-B73-REFERENCE-NAM-5.0, whole genome shotgun sequence genomic segment:
- the LOC100280007 gene encoding uncharacterized protein isoform X1 has translation MPQRGGGREGDGRLLHMRKSFKDSLKVLEADIQHANTLAADFSRDYDGMPLDVQPRLPLLPLPHVLDRLQPSWRAWATQDPNLQGLCRWEYHRDLGANLDNDLLVLKISSNNMWHYSSDMTLLIITANI, from the exons ATGCCACAGCGAGGAGGAGGAAGAGAAGGAGATGGTCGTCTCCTCCATATGCGCAAGTCGTTCAAGGACTCGCTCAAGGTGCTCGAGGCCGACATCCAACATGCCAACACCCT GGCAGCGGATTTCTCGAGGGACTACGACGGGATGCCTCTAGATGTACAACCCCGACTCCCACTTCTTCCTCTTCCTCATGTACTGGACCGATTGCAGCCTAGCTGGCGCGCTTGGGCTACTCAAGATCCTAATCTACAAG GTTTATGTAGATGGGAGTACCACCGTGACTTGGGAGCTAACTTGGATAATGATCTCTTAGTTCTCAAG ATCAGTTCCAATAACATGTGGCACTACTCCAGTGATATGACCCTCCTTATTATAACTGCCAACATATAA
- the LOC100280007 gene encoding uncharacterized protein isoform X2 produces MPQRGGGREGDGRLLHMRKSFKDSLKVLEADIQHANTLAADFSRDYDGMPLDVQPRLPLLPLPHVLDRLQPSWRAWATQDPNLQGLCRWEYHRDLGANLDNDLLVLKTVNYLFLHQVVKLFPLR; encoded by the exons ATGCCACAGCGAGGAGGAGGAAGAGAAGGAGATGGTCGTCTCCTCCATATGCGCAAGTCGTTCAAGGACTCGCTCAAGGTGCTCGAGGCCGACATCCAACATGCCAACACCCT GGCAGCGGATTTCTCGAGGGACTACGACGGGATGCCTCTAGATGTACAACCCCGACTCCCACTTCTTCCTCTTCCTCATGTACTGGACCGATTGCAGCCTAGCTGGCGCGCTTGGGCTACTCAAGATCCTAATCTACAAG GTTTATGTAGATGGGAGTACCACCGTGACTTGGGAGCTAACTTGGATAATGATCTCTTAGTTCTCAAG ACTGTAAATTACCTTTTCCTGCACCAAGTTGTGAAGTTGTTTCCTCTGAGATGA